The following are encoded in a window of Mycolicibacterium tusciae JS617 genomic DNA:
- a CDS encoding IS110 family transposase, which translates to MLFVGDDWAQDHHDVYLMDEEGARFAARRLPEGLTGIGRLHEMIAAHGEDPSEVIVGIEKDHGLWVGALAASGYQVYAINPMAVARYRDRHSVSGAKSDGADAKLLADLVRTDRHNHRLLVGDSDQAESIKVLARAHQNLIWTRARQISMLRAGLLEYYPAALQAFPNLGDRDRDRDALAVLGRAPTPGQGARLSLSKIAAALKAGGRQRGIDERAREIQALLRGQQLHAPAAVTAAYGAATSASVNIVVELTNQISAVETELAEHFRTHPDADIYLSLPGLGVILGARVLGEFGDDPNRFTDAKCRKNYAGTSPVTVASGRKRAVLARHVRNRRLYDALDRWAFATLKCSPGARAFYDHHRAAGDTHHKALRALANRLVGILHGCLRHHTPYNEDTAWAHRLPAAA; encoded by the coding sequence ATGTTGTTTGTCGGCGATGACTGGGCCCAAGACCATCACGACGTGTACTTGATGGATGAGGAGGGCGCTCGGTTCGCGGCTCGGCGACTCCCCGAAGGGTTGACCGGTATCGGGCGGCTGCACGAGATGATCGCTGCCCATGGCGAAGATCCCAGCGAGGTGATCGTGGGGATCGAGAAAGACCACGGTCTGTGGGTGGGCGCGTTGGCCGCCAGCGGCTATCAGGTGTATGCAATCAATCCGATGGCGGTCGCCCGTTACCGTGATCGACACAGCGTCTCGGGCGCGAAATCCGACGGCGCCGATGCGAAATTGTTGGCCGACCTGGTACGCACCGACCGGCACAACCATCGCCTTCTGGTCGGAGACAGCGATCAGGCCGAGTCGATCAAGGTGTTGGCGCGGGCACATCAGAATCTGATCTGGACTCGAGCACGTCAGATCAGCATGTTGCGTGCGGGGTTGTTGGAGTATTACCCGGCGGCGTTGCAGGCGTTCCCCAATCTCGGCGACCGTGATCGCGACCGCGATGCTCTGGCGGTGTTGGGCCGTGCCCCCACGCCGGGTCAGGGTGCCCGGCTAAGCCTGAGCAAGATCGCCGCAGCGCTCAAAGCGGGTGGGCGCCAACGCGGTATCGATGAACGCGCCCGTGAGATCCAGGCCCTGCTGCGCGGCCAGCAGCTGCACGCACCTGCAGCCGTGACGGCAGCCTACGGGGCCGCCACCAGCGCCTCGGTGAACATCGTGGTCGAGCTGACCAATCAGATCAGCGCGGTGGAAACCGAACTGGCTGAGCATTTTAGGACGCACCCGGACGCCGACATCTACCTCTCCCTGCCAGGACTCGGTGTCATCCTCGGCGCCCGGGTGCTCGGTGAGTTCGGGGACGACCCGAACCGATTCACCGACGCTAAGTGTCGCAAAAACTACGCCGGAACCTCACCGGTAACCGTGGCTTCTGGCCGAAAACGTGCCGTCCTGGCCCGACACGTGCGTAACCGACGGCTCTACGACGCGCTCGACCGCTGGGCCTTCGCCACCCTCAAATGCAGCCCCGGTGCCCGCGCCTTCTACGACCACCACCGCGCCGCCGGCGACACCCACCACAAAGCACTGCGCGCTCTGGCCAACCGACTCGTCGGAATCCTGCACGGTTGCCTACGCCACCACACGCCCTATAACGAAGACACCGCCTGGGCACACCGCCTGCCCGCCGCCGCTTGA
- a CDS encoding DUF5994 family protein yields the protein MKPKAPHSGFVDGAWWPHSDDLNAELPDLLAVLSVRLGPIDRVLFNINEWLKPTPKLVAGGRAVHLAGHQRHPVSTVEVVGVDDGRISLLVVPPNSESNGAHDALMAAAAPSDESTVDALLAKTVR from the coding sequence TTGAAGCCCAAAGCTCCGCACAGTGGATTTGTCGATGGGGCGTGGTGGCCCCATAGCGACGACCTCAACGCGGAACTTCCAGATCTATTGGCCGTGCTGTCGGTTCGGCTCGGGCCCATTGACCGTGTGTTGTTCAACATCAACGAATGGTTGAAACCAACCCCGAAACTCGTGGCCGGTGGCCGAGCGGTACACCTCGCCGGTCATCAACGTCATCCGGTCAGCACGGTCGAAGTCGTCGGTGTCGACGACGGCAGAATCTCCCTGTTGGTAGTGCCGCCGAACTCCGAATCGAATGGGGCACACGACGCGCTCATGGCTGCGGCGGCTCCGAGCGACGAGTCGACGGTCGACGCTCTGCTTGCGAAGACCGTTCGCTAG
- a CDS encoding TIGR03617 family F420-dependent LLM class oxidoreductase has translation MYVDAMTTPQPLTAIGALARRTEAAGFSGLLFTETGRTAYLNAAVASQAAPGLDLSTGVAVAFPRSPFVTAASAWELQEATDGKFRLGLGTQVRTHVVRRYGAEFEHPGPRLRDYVLAVKACFSAFRTGTLDHHGEFYHLDFISPQWSAGPIDAPDPKVDIAAVNPWMLRMAGEVADGVHVHPLGEPGYIARHVVPKIAEGAAKSGRSASDIAVIVPVMTIVGDSDEERARERELVRASMSFYGSTPNYAFIWDEAGFEGTTARIREKQKAGDFKGMAAQISDEHIATFVTESTWDGLPDALVAKYGGLATRVVLYNALADQDRIERYGEVSRQVSSR, from the coding sequence GTGTATGTCGACGCGATGACAACCCCGCAGCCGCTGACCGCGATCGGGGCACTCGCCCGTCGTACCGAGGCGGCGGGGTTCTCCGGATTGCTGTTCACCGAGACCGGCCGCACCGCGTATCTCAATGCGGCAGTGGCTTCGCAGGCCGCGCCCGGCCTTGACCTGTCGACGGGTGTCGCGGTGGCATTTCCGCGCAGCCCCTTCGTCACGGCGGCCTCCGCGTGGGAACTGCAGGAGGCGACGGACGGCAAGTTCCGGCTCGGCCTCGGCACACAGGTGCGCACGCATGTGGTGCGGCGTTACGGCGCCGAATTCGAGCATCCCGGTCCGCGGCTGCGCGACTACGTCCTCGCGGTGAAGGCCTGCTTCAGTGCGTTTCGCACTGGCACGCTCGACCATCACGGCGAGTTCTACCACCTGGACTTCATCAGTCCGCAGTGGAGTGCGGGCCCGATCGATGCGCCGGATCCGAAGGTCGACATCGCGGCGGTGAACCCGTGGATGCTGCGGATGGCGGGTGAGGTCGCCGACGGGGTGCACGTGCATCCGCTGGGCGAGCCCGGTTACATCGCGCGCCATGTGGTACCGAAAATAGCTGAGGGAGCGGCGAAGTCGGGCCGTTCGGCGTCGGATATCGCGGTGATCGTGCCGGTGATGACGATCGTCGGTGACAGTGACGAGGAGCGTGCCCGCGAGCGTGAGCTGGTTCGGGCGAGCATGAGCTTCTACGGGAGCACCCCCAACTACGCCTTCATCTGGGACGAGGCCGGGTTCGAGGGCACGACGGCGCGGATCCGGGAAAAGCAGAAGGCCGGCGACTTCAAGGGGATGGCGGCGCAGATCAGCGATGAGCACATCGCGACGTTCGTGACCGAGTCGACGTGGGACGGGCTCCCCGACGCGCTGGTCGCGAAGTACGGCGGCCTCGCGACGCGCGTCGTGCTCTACAACGCACTGGCCGACCAGGACCGGATCGAACGCTACGGCGAAGTGTCACGACAAGTCTCATCCCGGTAA
- a CDS encoding DUF6307 family protein produces MASAITFRTPYENRVALVKDAITAHSKLADKAADDLAVHVLQALDTIPEKMR; encoded by the coding sequence ATGGCTTCAGCAATAACGTTCCGCACGCCCTACGAAAATCGTGTCGCGCTCGTCAAGGATGCGATCACGGCTCACTCGAAGCTCGCCGACAAGGCTGCCGACGACCTGGCGGTGCATGTCCTGCAAGCCTTGGACACCATCCCCGAGAAGATGCGCTAG
- a CDS encoding glycosyltransferase, whose amino-acid sequence MTLKFLSTLPSPTNSIVEQPFSVPVHFGILTTHPPTACGLATFSAALSKGLIADGAEVSVVRVADGSAPSSDRVVGELVADSPASVAAASELLNQSDVAIIQHEYGIYGGVDGDDVVDVIDGLRVPSIVIAHTVLKDPTAHQRSVLEAVAAAADRVVVMSEAASRRLCLNFDVDRRKIVTIPHGAAVPQTAAVKHGGRPTLLTWGLIGPGKGIERVIGVMKSIAHLPGRPRYLVAGQTHPKVLAAHGEAYRNGCIEQARRGGLADSVFFDPDYRDVASLSSLAQSASVVVLPYDSTDQVTSGVLVDAIASGRPVVATAFPHATELLASGAGIVVDHDDPDALALALRRVITDPQAAGSMAAEARRLAPTMSWRVVAGAYVRLAHRVLAERPALV is encoded by the coding sequence ATGACGTTGAAATTCTTATCGACCCTTCCTTCGCCGACTAATTCCATTGTCGAACAACCTTTTTCCGTTCCGGTGCACTTCGGTATTCTCACAACGCATCCGCCGACTGCGTGCGGACTCGCGACCTTCAGCGCGGCACTGTCCAAAGGATTGATCGCCGACGGCGCCGAGGTCAGCGTGGTCCGGGTGGCCGACGGATCGGCGCCCTCGAGCGACCGCGTCGTTGGCGAGCTGGTCGCCGACTCGCCGGCATCTGTAGCTGCGGCTTCCGAGTTGCTCAACCAGAGCGACGTCGCGATCATCCAACACGAGTACGGCATATACGGCGGTGTCGACGGTGACGATGTCGTCGACGTCATCGACGGACTGCGCGTGCCGTCGATCGTGATCGCGCATACCGTCCTCAAAGATCCGACCGCACACCAGCGTTCAGTGCTCGAGGCCGTCGCCGCAGCCGCGGATCGTGTGGTGGTGATGTCGGAGGCGGCCAGTCGACGACTGTGCCTGAACTTCGACGTCGACCGTCGCAAGATCGTCACCATCCCGCACGGCGCCGCCGTCCCACAGACCGCCGCAGTGAAGCATGGAGGTAGACCGACCCTGCTGACCTGGGGCCTCATCGGCCCGGGCAAGGGCATCGAGAGGGTGATCGGCGTGATGAAGTCGATTGCGCACCTTCCCGGCCGACCGCGGTACCTCGTCGCCGGGCAGACGCATCCCAAGGTGCTGGCCGCGCATGGCGAGGCGTACCGCAACGGGTGTATCGAACAGGCGCGTCGCGGAGGCCTGGCCGACTCCGTGTTCTTCGACCCCGACTACCGCGATGTCGCTTCTCTGAGCTCTCTTGCTCAGTCCGCGAGTGTTGTTGTGCTGCCCTATGACTCCACCGATCAGGTGACTTCCGGTGTGCTGGTCGACGCCATCGCGAGCGGCCGTCCGGTCGTCGCCACTGCATTTCCCCACGCCACGGAACTGCTGGCCAGTGGGGCGGGCATCGTTGTCGATCACGACGACCCCGACGCCCTCGCATTGGCGCTTCGGCGGGTCATCACCGATCCTCAAGCGGCCGGTTCCATGGCCGCGGAGGCCCGTCGGTTGGCGCCGACGATGTCGTGGCGAGTGGTGGCCGGCGCTTATGTGCGATTGGCACACCGCGTGCTCGCTGAGCGGCCGGCACTCGTATGA
- a CDS encoding cold-shock protein yields MSEGTVKWFNSEKGFGFITPDGGEKDVFVHHSEIQSNGYRSLDENQRVKFDVTQGPKGPQAVGVTAI; encoded by the coding sequence ATGTCAGAAGGCACCGTCAAGTGGTTCAACAGCGAAAAGGGCTTCGGCTTCATCACTCCGGATGGCGGCGAAAAGGATGTGTTCGTCCATCATTCGGAGATTCAGTCGAACGGCTATCGCTCGCTTGACGAAAATCAGCGCGTCAAGTTCGACGTCACCCAGGGACCCAAAGGCCCCCAGGCCGTCGGAGTGACCGCCATCTAG
- a CDS encoding esterase family protein, whose protein sequence is MMAAAVMVSPSPQASAYSREGLPVETLMVPSPSMGRDIKVQFQGGGPHSVYLLDGLRAQEDFNGWDINTAAFEWFHESGVSVVMPVGGQSSFYSDWYAPARGFAGTVTYKWETFLTNELPSWLMANRQQDPRGNAVVGLSMSGGAALTLAAWHPQQFFFAASLSGYLNPSKGMWPTLIGFAMMDAGGYKAADMWGPPNNAAWQRNDPMLNINRLVANRTALWVYCGNGASSDLDAGGGGFGTQFSAAYLENITLSTNKEFQEKYQAAGGRNAVFNFPPNGTHSWGYWGAQLQQMKPDILRIINPPPPPPPPPVVPGAVPGVAVVPGLAAVPVR, encoded by the coding sequence ATGATGGCTGCGGCCGTGATGGTGAGTCCGTCGCCGCAGGCGTCGGCGTATTCGCGCGAGGGCCTGCCGGTCGAGACGCTGATGGTGCCGTCGCCGTCGATGGGCCGCGACATCAAAGTCCAGTTCCAGGGCGGCGGACCGCATTCGGTGTATCTGCTCGACGGCCTACGTGCGCAAGAGGACTTCAACGGGTGGGATATCAACACCGCGGCGTTCGAGTGGTTCCACGAGTCGGGGGTGTCGGTGGTGATGCCCGTCGGCGGGCAGTCGAGCTTCTACAGCGACTGGTATGCACCGGCAAGAGGCTTCGCTGGAACGGTCACCTACAAGTGGGAGACATTTTTGACCAACGAGCTGCCGAGCTGGCTGATGGCCAACCGGCAGCAGGACCCGCGGGGTAATGCCGTTGTGGGACTGTCGATGTCGGGCGGAGCCGCGCTGACCTTGGCGGCATGGCATCCGCAGCAGTTCTTCTTCGCCGCATCGCTGTCGGGATACCTCAACCCGTCAAAGGGGATGTGGCCGACGCTGATCGGCTTCGCGATGATGGACGCGGGCGGCTACAAAGCGGCCGACATGTGGGGACCGCCGAACAACGCTGCGTGGCAACGCAATGACCCGATGCTCAACATCAACCGGCTGGTGGCCAACCGCACCGCGCTGTGGGTGTATTGCGGTAATGGTGCGTCGTCCGACCTGGATGCCGGCGGCGGGGGCTTCGGCACGCAGTTCAGCGCGGCCTACCTGGAGAACATCACGCTGAGCACCAACAAGGAGTTCCAGGAGAAGTACCAGGCTGCGGGCGGTCGCAATGCGGTGTTCAACTTCCCGCCGAACGGCACGCACAGCTGGGGTTATTGGGGTGCCCAGCTGCAGCAGATGAAGCCCGACATCCTGCGCATCATCAACCCTCCGCCTCCCCCGCCGCCGCCGCCCGTGGTGCCAGGAGCTGTACCGGGTGTGGCGGTGGTTCCCGGACTTGCCGCGGTGCCGGTGCGGTAG
- a CDS encoding type II toxin-antitoxin system RelE family toxin codes for MTQPDGGWSVQLSPSAGRALERLPHKVAAAIAEFATVTLPTDPYRMSKPLRFQFEGWRVARRGEYRVTFQLLSDDQVLYVGRIEHRAHAYRR; via the coding sequence GTGACCCAGCCCGATGGCGGGTGGTCAGTCCAGCTGTCACCATCGGCGGGCCGGGCACTGGAGCGGCTTCCGCACAAAGTCGCGGCCGCCATCGCCGAGTTCGCCACCGTCACGCTGCCCACCGATCCCTACCGGATGTCCAAGCCGCTGCGCTTTCAGTTCGAAGGCTGGCGGGTGGCACGGCGCGGCGAGTACCGGGTGACCTTCCAACTGCTCTCCGACGATCAAGTGCTCTACGTCGGCCGCATCGAGCACCGCGCACACGCCTACCGCCGATGA
- a CDS encoding type II toxin-antitoxin system Phd/YefM family antitoxin, whose product MKQVPLSEAKDKLSALVDEADKTHEIIQITRHGRVAAVIMSADDLESLNETLYALRTAGVADELAQADADYAAGNTISGNEIRRRYGLQ is encoded by the coding sequence ATGAAACAAGTGCCGCTGTCCGAGGCGAAGGACAAGCTGTCGGCGCTGGTCGACGAGGCCGACAAGACCCACGAGATCATTCAGATCACGCGCCACGGACGCGTCGCCGCGGTCATCATGTCCGCCGATGACCTGGAGTCACTCAACGAGACGCTGTATGCGCTGCGAACCGCGGGCGTCGCCGACGAACTGGCCCAAGCCGACGCTGATTATGCCGCAGGAAACACGATCAGCGGCAACGAGATTCGTCGGCGCTACGGCCTGCAGTGA